AATAAAATTCGAATCGCCAAAGCAGAATTTGAGGAGCTTGTGCTACCTTTTAACCAGAAAAAGGGAAAAAGTGCACTAAGGAAGCTCATAAAGCTCGATCGAATGGTAGAAAACGATTTCCATTGCGATAGTTATTTATACTTAAAACAATGGAGTTTATCTGTATGGGGACTATATTATTACAAAAACAGAAGTTTTGAAAAAGCGAAGTCTAAGCTAATTGAGTGTATTGCCTTAAATGAATACCTGATTAGCAAGGGGTTAAAGACCGCTATGTTCAGAATATTTGAGCAAAACCTTAATCTATCAAGCATTTATATTCAGGAGGGGCGTATCACGGAGGGCCTGTGTCTTAAAAAACATCTCCTGCAATATTTAGCAGATGGCAAACCGAATAAAGTATTAATAAGCAGAATGTTTAGAGACGAAGATTTGTATAATTCGCATATATATATCAGAGAAGGTTGTCTTTACCAGCTTTTCAGAAAAATGGCCGCCTGGCCGCTACATAATCGAAAAGACCCTTATGATGATTTTTTTATTTTTAGATTATTGTTTGATAAGGTAAAAATGAAAGAAAATACCAATGACCGGGAAATCATGAAATTCTGGATATATATCAAAAGAAATTTTCACCAAGAAAACTATGAAAATTACAAAGGTGCCTTCGCGCAATTCATGAACATTTCTTTATCTTATAAATTTGATGTCTTAAAAGTATCCCTTATCTCAGATATCTTACAAATAATAGAATCATCTAAATTTGAATCTAAAAACGACTTTTATAGTTTAACGAATGCTTTTATAAGCGAAAAGCTTATTGGAATAAATGATTTCAAAAGTCATTTTATCAAGCGAATTGTTCCCGAAAATTAAAATCGACCTTCCGCAATTCATAGTCTGGTCGCTTAAATTTCAAAAGATCTTTTAAAGGTTTTGAGCGTATTGGCCTCAAGCCCTTACCAATCAGAAATTCCATCCGTTTTACTGTGATCGCCGAAAATCTCCAGTAACATTTAGATTTCTTTTCTTTTCAGTCCAGTTCGTTCCGCAAGGTATCGACGAAGATCTCTTCTTCACTGTCCAGCAGGTGGGTATGGATACGTTTCAGCTTCGCCAGGATACTGTCCAAATGGGCATTTAAACTCCTGGCATCCTCCGTATTTCCACGGGCTTTTCCGCGTTTTTCGTCCCATTTTTCAGGTTCGATTCCTCGCCCGATAGTTGCCTCACTCCTTTTTCCGTCAACGGAAATACGCAAATAGATAGGTAGATTACCTGATTCATAGCCCTTTACCTTCTTTAAGTAAAAAAGTAGGTTAAAATTTTTTGTCTTCATTTACTCACCAATTTTTGTTCACAATCGTTACAAACCTACATTTACAGGCCACGAAAATCAAGATGTTCAAATTCTGAACATGTTGAAAATCAATAAATTATTGCACTTTTGGTGAGTAAATCGGTAAGTGGCAAAAAAACGCTCTA
The genomic region above belongs to Mucilaginibacter sp. KACC 22773 and contains:
- a CDS encoding Arm DNA-binding domain-containing protein — protein: MKTKNFNLLFYLKKVKGYESGNLPIYLRISVDGKRSEATIGRGIEPEKWDEKRGKARGNTEDARSLNAHLDSILAKLKRIHTHLLDSEEEIFVDTLRNELD